A genomic window from Nicotiana sylvestris chromosome 11, ASM39365v2, whole genome shotgun sequence includes:
- the LOC138880775 gene encoding uncharacterized protein — translation MCGHTRKDKIRNEVIRDKVGVSSVEDKLRESRLRWFGHVKKRDIAASVRRCERLSMAGLRKGRGRPKKYWGHVVRQDISVLQLTEDMTHDIKVWRSRIRVVG, via the coding sequence ATGTGTGGACATACTAGGAaggacaagattaggaatgaagttattagggACAAGGTAGGAGTGTCATCTGTGGAGGACAAGTTGCGGGAATCGAGGTTGAGATGGTTTGGGCATGTAAAGAAAAGAGACATAGCTGCTTCagtcaggaggtgtgagaggttgtccATGGCGGGTCTGAGAAAGGGAAggggtaggcctaagaagtattggggacaTGTAGTTAGGCAAGATATATCAGTGCTCCAACTTACCGAGGATATGACCCACGATAtaaaggtgtggaggtcgaggattagggttgtAGGTTGA
- the LOC138880774 gene encoding uncharacterized protein: MEANGVPIAYIRVIKDMYEGAKTRVRTTREDHSEFPSGDGVASRIGSSPFLFALALEVLMRHIQGEVPWCMLFVDDIILIDETQDGINTSDGMHEEGVEVKLGTQVIPKRGSFKYLGSIIQVNKEIDEDVTHRIGAGWMR; the protein is encoded by the exons ATGGAGGCTAACGGTGTTCCAATAgcgtacattagggtgattaaggacatgtacgaGGGAGCGAAGACTCGGGTGAGAACTACGAGAGAAGATCACTCTGAATTTCCCAGTGGAGATGGAGTTGCATCAAGGATCGGCTCTAGCCCGTTTTTGTTTGCCTTAGCGTTAGAGGTGCTGATGCGACACATACAAGGGGAAGTGCCATGGTGTATGCTATTCGTTGATGACATAATCCTGATTGACGAGACACAAGACGGAATTAACACTAG TGATGGGATGCATGAAGAAGGAGTAGAAGTGAAGCTTGGTACTCAAGTCATCCCCAaaagaggtagtttcaagtatcttgggtcTATTATTCAAGTCAACaaggagattgacgaggatgttacTCATCGTATTGGAGCGGGGTGGATGAGATAG